One stretch of Xiphophorus maculatus strain JP 163 A chromosome 19, X_maculatus-5.0-male, whole genome shotgun sequence DNA includes these proteins:
- the LOC102226132 gene encoding metabotropic glutamate receptor 1-like isoform X4 has translation MTSMIYLTVISILYLPILLFEAFVFSKGKYERSVVPSSASRLVARMDGDVIIGALFSVHHQPSAEKVAERKCGEVREQYGIQRVEAMFHTLDRINSDPNLLPNITLGCEIRDSCWHSSVALEQSIEFIRDSLISIRDDTEGSKWCIEGSPSSQPPPTKKPIAGVIGPGSSSVAIQVQNLLQLFNIPQIAYSATSIDLSDKTLFKYFLRVVPSDTLQARALLDIVKQYNWTYVSAVHTEGNYGESGMEAFKELASQEGLCIAHSDKIYSNAGEKHFDRLLRKLRERLPKARVVVCFCEGMTVRGLLMAMRRLGVAGEFLLIGSDGWADRVEVVEGYEHEAVGGITVKLHSEEVSSFDNYFLKLKLSTNTRNPWFPEFWQHRFQCRLPGHPQENLNFARNCSEDDDLELQDGYESLEDNYVQDSKMGFVINAIYAMAHGLHDMHSHLCPDHVGLCDDMKPIDGSHLLEFLLKTSFTGVSGEDIWFDENGDSPGRYEIMNFQHVEPGVYDYINIGSWHEGMLSLDDEMIQMNSSDMVRSVCSEPCSKGEIKVIRKGEVSCCWICTACKDNEYVQDEFTCKACELGWWPDKELEGCEPIPLHYLEWSNPESIIQVVFSCLGILVTSFVAFIFVLYRDTPVVKSSSRELCYIILAGIFLGYLCPFTLIARPTVTSCYLQRLLVGLSAAMCYSALVTKTNRIARILAGSKKKICTRKPRFMSAWAQVVIASILISLQLTLEVTLIIMEPPEPIKSYPSIREVFLICNTSNLGVVAPLGYNGLLIMSCTYYAFKTRNVPANFNEAKYIAFTMYTTCIIWLAFVPIYFGSNYKIITTSFSVSLSVTVALGCMFTPKMYIIIAKPERNVRSAFTTSDAVRMHVGDGKIACRSNSLLNMFKRKKNTGNGRCKTSSQRGSYVAQTVSACEETGSRFQSDGCHQTLN, from the exons ATGACAAGCATGATTTACCTGACTGTAATAAGCATTTTGTACTTGCCCATTTTACTCTTTGAGGCATTCGTCTTTTCCAAAGGCAAGTATGAGAGGTCAGTTGTCCCAAGCTCTGCCTCCCGCCTGGTGGCACGAATGGATGGGGATGTAATAATAGGCGCCCTGTTTTCCGTACACCACCAGCCGTCAGCGGAGAAGGTTGCTGAGAGGAAATGCGGAGAAGTCCGTGAGCAGTATGGCATCCAGAGAGTGGAGGCCATGTTCCACACCCTGGATAGAATAAACTCAGACCCCAACCTGCTGCCCAACATCACCCTTGGCTGTGAGATCAGGGACTCCTGCTGGCATTCCTCTGTGGCCCTGGAGCAGAGCATTGAGTTCATACGGGACTCTCTCATCTCCATCCGAGATGATACGGAGGGCTCCAAGTGGTGCATTGAAGGGTCACCCTCCAGCCAGCCGCCTCCTACCAAGAAGCCCATTGCAGGAGTCATCGGTCCCGGCTCAAGCTCGGTTGCAATTCAAGTCCAGAACCTTCTGCAACTGTTCAACATCCCGCAGATTGCCTATTCTGCAACAAGCATTGACCTCAGTGATAAGACCTTGTTCAAGTACTTCCTCAGAGTTGTGCCCTCAGACACGCTACAAGCCAGAGCCCTGTTGGACATTGTCAAACAGTACAATTGGACCTATGTGTCAGCAGTACACACAGAGG GTAACTACGGCGAGAGCGGGATGGAGGCGTTCAAAGAGCTCGCCTCGCAGGAAGGGCTCTGCATCGCTCATTCTGACAAGATCTACAGCAACGCCGGCGAGAAGCACTTCGACCGGCTGCTCAGGAAGCTGCGGGAGCGTCTTCCCAAAGCCAGAGTTGTTGTCTGCTTCTGTGAAGGCATGACAGTCCGCGGGCTGCTCATGGCTATGAGGCGCCTCGGAGTAGCGGGAGAGTTCCTCCTAATTGGCAG TGACGGCTGGGCGGACCGCGTGGAGGTGGTGGAGGGATACGAGCACGAGGCTGTTGGCGGCATCACCGTGAAGCTACACTCCGAAGAGGTCTCCTCCTTCGACAATTACTTCCTGAAGCTCAAGCTCAGCACGAACACGCGCAACCCGTGGTTCCCGGAGTTCTGGCAGCATCGCTTTCAGTGCCGCCTTCCCGGACACCCGCAGGAGAACCTGAACTTCGCACGCAACTGCTCAG AGGATGATGATCTAG aaCTCCAAGATG GTTACGAAAGTCTTGAAGACAACTATGTTCAAGACAGCAAGATGGGCTTTGTCATCAATGCCATCTACGCCATGGCACACGGTCTGCATGACATGCACTCACACCTCTGTCCCGACCATGTGGGACTGTGTGATGACATGAAACCCATCGATGGAAGCCATTTGCTGGAGTTTCTACTCAAGACGTCCTTCACAGGAGTGTCTGGGGAGGACATATGGTTTGATGAGAATGGAGACTCGCCTGGAAG GTATGAGATTATGAACTTCCAGCATGTGGAGCCTGGTGTTTATGACTACATCAACATCGGCTCGTGGCACGAGGGCATGCTGAGCCTCGACGATGAAATGATCCAGATGAACAGCAGTGACATGGTCCGCTCCGTCTGCAGCGAGCCCTGCTCCAAAGGAGAAATCAAG GTCATAAGAAAGGGGGaggtgagctgctgctggataTGCACTGCCTGCAAGGACAATGAATATGTGCAGGACGAGTTCACATGCAAGGCCTGTGAGCTGGGCTGGTGGCCTGACAAAGAACTGGAGG GTTGCGAACCAATTCCCCTGCACTACCTCGAGTGGAGCAATCCAGAATCAATCATCCAGGTTGTCTTTTCCTGCTTGGGCATCCTGGTTACGTCATTCGTAGCCTTCATCTTCGTCCTGTACCGTGACACGCCTGTGGTGAAGTCATCCAGCCGTGAGCTCTGCTACATTATCCTGGCTGGGATCTTCCTTGGATACCTGTGCCCTTTCACCCTCATAGCGCGACCCACAGTGACGTCCTGCTACCTTCAGAGACTTCTCGTCGGACTCTCAGCCGCCATGTGCTACTCCGCACTCGTGACCAAAACCAATCGCATCGCTCGCATCCTGGCGGGCAGCAAGAAGAAGATCTGCACCAGGAAGCCGAGGTTCATGAGCGCGTGGGCTCAGGTGGTCATCGCCTCAATACTTATCAGTCTTCAGTTGACGTTGGAAGTTACGCTTATCATCATGGAGCCTCCTGAACCAATCAAATCCTACCCAAGCATCAGAGAAGTGTTTCTGATCTGCAACACCAGCAACCTTGGCGTTGTGGCGCCACTGGGCTACAACGGTTTGCTCATCATGAGCTGCACCTACTATGCATTCAAGACCCGCAACGTTCCCGCCAATTTCAACGAAGCCAAGTACATCGCCTTCACAATGTACACCACGTGCATCATTTGGCTCGCCTTTGTGCCGATCTACTTCGGCAGCAACTACAAGATCATCACCACGTCGTTCTCTGTGAGCCTCAGCGTGACCGTGGCTTTGGGGTGCATGTTCACGCCAAAGATGTACATCATCATCGCGAAGCCAGAGCGGAACGTACGCAGCGCGTTCACCACGTCCGACGCCGTGCGCATGCACGTCGGCGACGGCAAAATCGCCTGCCGAAGCAACAGCCTCCTCAACATGTTCAAGAGGAAGAAGAACACCGGGAACGGCAG GTGCAAGACATCCTCCCAAAGGGGATCATATGTGGCACAGACTGTCAGTGCATGTGAAGAGACAGGAAGCAGGTTCCAATCAGATGGCTGTCATCAAACCCTTAACTAA